GCGGAGCAAGTGGCTTGAATTCTATGCCAAGCACTTCGATTGCGTCGAAATAAACTACACATTCTACCACATGCCCAAGGAAAGCACTGTTCAGAAGTGGCGGGATAATGCCCCAGAAGGTTTTCTCTTCATCCTGAAAGCCTCGAAGCTAATAACCCATAGCAAGAACATAAATAGTGCTACATTTTTGTTACATAAATTCCTCGGTCTTGTCGAGATACTTGGTGAACATGCAGGACCAGTCTTAATGCAGTTTCCGCCATCATTCAGGGACATAGAGGCTCTCGGCAAATACCTTGCAGAGATAAAACCGCACCACAAAGTGGCTATGGAATTCCGTCATGAGGAGTTGCTCGGAAGCGAAAAAGTAAGACAGATGCTTACCGCTCATAATGTTGCTTTTTGCGTTGCTGATTCTCCAAAATACAAACCCGTTTTTGTTGTTACTGCTGACTTTACATATCTTCGATTTCACGGCTCAAAGCAATGGTACGCTTCAAGCTATACCAACGAGGAATTCGAGCCTTTCGTTATTTTTGCTCGGCAGAACCTTTCTGAGGGGCGCGATGTTTTCGCATTCTTCAACAACGATGCTCTTGGTTATGCCGTTGAAAACGCACTAAGATTCAGAGAATTAGTACTTGGAAATAGTTAAAGATGAGGGAGGAGAGGTATTAAATGAAAACTTACATAAAGGCTTTGCTGTTTTTAGGAGTGTTTAGCGTTCTCCATTTCGGATACGAGCTTACAGGGTGGAAATTTCTAATTCCGATTTGTGGAATCAACGAATCAGTTTTTCAGCATCTTAAAATGGCTTTCTGGTCCTATATCATCACAAGCGCACTGGAAAGAATTCCATCGAAAGGCAAGGGTTCGGACTCCGCATCCAAAGCAGAATTCTGGTATTCGCGGTTTCTTTCCGCCGTAATTGTGCCGTGGTTGATTTTTATTCTGTGGTATTTTCTGCCCGCCATTTACGGTCGAGCTAAAAGCCTTTTCGTTGACCTTAGCTGGTCGTTGCTCGCGACATTCACGGCAGCACTCTTTGCCGCCCAGTTAGAACAAGAAATCCAGAAACTTACCCTGAGCAAGGATACAAGGTTGTTGATAATATTTTTGGTCGTCGCCTCTGGATTCCTTTTCGTGTTTTTCACATTCAAACTTCCGTGGATAGATTTATTCATAAATCCTTCTACTATTCCTTGAGCAGTGATTGTTTTGTGAAAAAGGATTTTTATTTGTGAAATTCTTGGTAGGAGATTAGCTTTAATTGTGGGTCACATAAAGGGGGGAGTAGATGCGTAAAGCTTTTCTTTTTCTTCTCATTGCGTCAACAGCCATTTTTGCCCAGCTTTCAATAAAGGTTCAACCACCGCCCACGGATAAATTCACGATGTCCGACCTCTGGCGTATCCAAATCGATAACCGTTATGAGCGGATCGTAAGGGTTTTTCTTCACGCTGAGATAACACAATCAAAATTAGGGCTCATAGCGCGCGCAAACACTAACGATTTCATACTTCGCGCAGGTAAATTTTCAATGTCACTCAAGGACATAGGTGGGCTAACTGAGGAGTGGTATCATCCGGATTACGAAAGTTATATAATGCGCACAGGTGCTTTCCCGCCGGGTAAATATGCTATATGTGTTTCTGCCATTGATGCTGAGACGGGATTAGAACTGGCAAAGCAGTGTTTCGAGCACGAGGTCATTGTCCGCACCCCGCCCAGACCATTGAGCCCAAAAGATGGCGCAAAAATCACCACCAGCACACCTCGATTCACATGGACACATCCCAGACGAGAAATAGAGAAGTTCGTCACATATGGAATAAAAATAGCCGAGATAAAGGAAGGGCAAACCAAGCAAGAGGCTATAAACAGTAATCCGCCAATTTTGATGCAAATAGGCATCAAAAAAACCAATTTTGCCTACCCTGCCGATGCGCCACTGCTTGAGGATGGTAAAAAGTATGTGTGGCAGGTTGGGATATACTGCGATGACAAGGAGCTGATAAGTTCTCAACCGATGTCCTTCACGAAGGTAAAACCCGCCAAAGCCAAGAAGGAAACCGAACAAGCACGAAGAAAAGAGACACTGGCTGTGACGGAAAGTTGTCCGTGTTGTTCGCTTGAGGTATTCGCTATGGTGTGCTGCCCTGAAAAATACGAAAAAACTACCTCGTTCTATCGGTCTCAGAACATAAAGGTTGTTGCGACATACTGCGAACCGGTGGTTGACATAGAAAAAGTGACGAAAATCAAACTTCCGCTTAAAAGCGACATAATGTGGGACCCGGAAGCGTTGCCGCCCGATTCCCTCTCCAAACTAACGGGGATAAAGCTCGAAAACATCGGGATAACAGCTTTCGCTATAGATGACAGCATAGTTTATAAGGGCACGCCGGAGTTCAGCGTTACCAGATATTTTCCAGCCAACATTTTTACCCCAGGAAAGCATACCATAAGCGTAGCCCTCAAGCGTATAGACGGCAGTGTATGCCGATGCACAAAAGAGATAGAAGTAGCCGATTGCCCCGATTTTGATGTAAAAGCTGAAGTGATATTATCAGGAAAATGCTCACCGGTCGAAGCTAAGTTCGTTATCGAGCCTGAGAAGGAGATTTGCGCAGCTAACATTGTCTTTGACACATCAGGAATCTTTAAAGGAGAAGAATTTCTTAAGTGCGGTGGTCTCCCGCTGACGAAGATTTACCACTACAGCGGCTGTAATGACTCGCTGATTGCCTACCCTAAAATAGAGTTAACCACCAAGCATAAGTGCCGAAAAGTGATTTTCCCTGAGCCTATCGTTATAAAGCCCGAGATAGACATCGATACGGGATGCATAAGCTGGCGCTATGTGTGCGACGAATCGACATGGACATGGAACAGAAGAAACATAGAAATAGTGTACAGATATGGTTTCGGGAAATGTAGCGCTATATGTGACAACTACGAGGTAATCATCGACTGGGGAGATGGAACCACATCTTCCAAAAGCGACATGAAAAGCGATTACAGAAGGCACGAGGACAAGTTTCTGCACGAATACTCAAGCTATGGAACATACAAAGTTACAGCGACTTTAAGCAACAGTTGCGACACCGTAGAAAGAAAGTTCACCATTCCCGTGGGACGGCCCGAATGCCGAAAGCTTATTGATGACATAGTTGAGCTTCTGGATACGAGCTATTTTATATCGCAATCGAACGGACTTGATTGCAGTTCCGTTTTTAACCTAATAACCAATTCGCTTTGTGAGAGTGGAATACTGGCGAAGGTCGGCACTGAGGTTAGCGACCCCGTTCATGGGACAAAGGCTAAAATTTGCCAAATCCTTCTGGATATAAGAATATCAAGTGACGAATTCGACCTTAAAGCTTGTTTCCCAAAAAGCTGGGATATAGACAAGATTTATAAAGTCGTCTTGGGCGAGAAGGAATTTAAAGGATTGTTCAAGCGGAGCCGCGACGGCGGAACAGACGAAAAAACTGGGCGCGTGTGGAGATTTTACGAAAATAAAGTCGGAAGCGCTAAAATAACCTATATACCAGCAAAGGAAGGTAAGAAAGCATATTTTGGCTTTACTTTCTGTGCGGGCGATTGCAGCTACTGTCCGGAAAAGTATAGGGTCTGCAGAGTTATATCCAACCTTACCGAGAAGAAAGCTTCAAAACTTATTAGAGAGCTTAGAGGGGGTAGAAGTAGAACTGTTGATATATCGGAGACCTCCTCGGTTTTGTTTGAGGTTTGCGTTTGCTGTCCGCCGGGTGAATGTGAAAGATAACCGCTATAACAAAATTTCTTGTAGTGAGCGACAAAATAAATATTGACACAAAAGTTTTTTGATTGTTTATT
The window above is part of the bacterium genome. Proteins encoded here:
- a CDS encoding DUF72 domain-containing protein encodes the protein MSGKLWVGTSGYTYSHWIGKFYPPELPRSKWLEFYAKHFDCVEINYTFYHMPKESTVQKWRDNAPEGFLFILKASKLITHSKNINSATFLLHKFLGLVEILGEHAGPVLMQFPPSFRDIEALGKYLAEIKPHHKVAMEFRHEELLGSEKVRQMLTAHNVAFCVADSPKYKPVFVVTADFTYLRFHGSKQWYASSYTNEEFEPFVIFARQNLSEGRDVFAFFNNDALGYAVENALRFRELVLGNS
- a CDS encoding DUF928 domain-containing protein — encoded protein: MRKAFLFLLIASTAIFAQLSIKVQPPPTDKFTMSDLWRIQIDNRYERIVRVFLHAEITQSKLGLIARANTNDFILRAGKFSMSLKDIGGLTEEWYHPDYESYIMRTGAFPPGKYAICVSAIDAETGLELAKQCFEHEVIVRTPPRPLSPKDGAKITTSTPRFTWTHPRREIEKFVTYGIKIAEIKEGQTKQEAINSNPPILMQIGIKKTNFAYPADAPLLEDGKKYVWQVGIYCDDKELISSQPMSFTKVKPAKAKKETEQARRKETLAVTESCPCCSLEVFAMVCCPEKYEKTTSFYRSQNIKVVATYCEPVVDIEKVTKIKLPLKSDIMWDPEALPPDSLSKLTGIKLENIGITAFAIDDSIVYKGTPEFSVTRYFPANIFTPGKHTISVALKRIDGSVCRCTKEIEVADCPDFDVKAEVILSGKCSPVEAKFVIEPEKEICAANIVFDTSGIFKGEEFLKCGGLPLTKIYHYSGCNDSLIAYPKIELTTKHKCRKVIFPEPIVIKPEIDIDTGCISWRYVCDESTWTWNRRNIEIVYRYGFGKCSAICDNYEVIIDWGDGTTSSKSDMKSDYRRHEDKFLHEYSSYGTYKVTATLSNSCDTVERKFTIPVGRPECRKLIDDIVELLDTSYFISQSNGLDCSSVFNLITNSLCESGILAKVGTEVSDPVHGTKAKICQILLDIRISSDEFDLKACFPKSWDIDKIYKVVLGEKEFKGLFKRSRDGGTDEKTGRVWRFYENKVGSAKITYIPAKEGKKAYFGFTFCAGDCSYCPEKYRVCRVISNLTEKKASKLIRELRGGRSRTVDISETSSVLFEVCVCCPPGECER